The DNA window TAACGAAGAACACCACCAACGGGTCGATCTGCGCCTTTTTGGCCTGGAAGGTGAAGTGCACCGCGAACAGCAGCGCCCAGGCCGCATACAGCCCCACCTTGCGGGTCCACAGGCGACGCCCCAGGTCATAGACGCACGCCAATGTCCCCAATGCCGCCAGCAGCGAAGGCAGCAGGAAGGCCAGCCGCCAGTCACCCAGCAGGGTGTAGAACGCGGCCTGCAGCCACATCAGCATCGGCGGCTTGTCCGAGTACAGCTCGGTCCCGCGGTGCGGGAACAGCCAGTCCCCGCTCGTCACCATCTGCTTGGCCACCAGGGTGAACCGGGGCTCGTCGGACGGCCACGGGTCACGCAGCCCCAGACCGGCCCCCAGCACCAGCAGGGCCATCACAGCAAGCAACCAGAACTCTCGGGACGCGCGTGTTTTCAGCATGCGCTGGAGTTTACCGGTTGCGGGCTATCCCTTTCTCAGCAACCGCGCATAGAAGAAGCCGTCAGCGCCGTTCTCGCCAGGCAGACGCTGGCGTCCTGCCCAGCAGTCGTGACCAAAGCGCTCATCCAGCGGCAGGAATCCGGCGCGCGGCGTGCGCTGCAGGAAGGCTTCGATCTGGAACTGGTTTTCCTCGCGCAGGATCGAGCACGTCGCATACAGCATCGTGCCGCCCGGTGCGAGCACGCCAAAGCAGGCGTCCAGCAGCCGTGCCTGCAGCGCTACCAGTGCCTCGACGTCGGCCGGCCGCCGGTGCAGCAGCACGTCGGGCTGGCGGCGAATGATGCCGGTCGCCGAGCACGGTGCATCCAGCAGGATCGCGTCGAACGGCTGCCCATCCCACCAGCTGTCCGGTGCACTGGCATCGGCAGCGCGGACCTGGGCGTTGGCCCCCACTCCGGTGCGCGCAAAGGTCTCGCCGATGCGCTTGAGCCGGCGGGCGTCGATATCCAGCGCCAGCAGTTGCAGGGTCGGGTCGCGCTCAAGCAGATGCGCGGACTTGCCGCCCGGCGCGGCACAGGCGTCCAACACCCGCGCCCCCTTGCGCAGCGACAGTGCGTCGGCCACCTGCTGCGCCGACAGGTCCTGCACCGACAACGCGCCCTGTGCGAACCCGGGCAGCGATGCCACCGGCACCGGCTGCGGCAGGCAGACCGCATCGGCCGCCAGGGCCGACGGTTCGGCCGCGATGCCGGCGCCCTGCAACTGCGTCAGCACGGTGCCGCGATCCGTCTGCTGCCCGTTCACCCGCAACCACAGCGGGGCCGGCTGCAGGCTGGCCTCGAACACCGCCGCGGCCTGCTCGGGCCAGTCCAGTTCAATCTTCTTCGCCAGCCAGTTCGGGAACGCGGCGCGCGCGGGCTGATCGGCGAATCCATCGCGCTGGGCACGGCGCAGCAGCGCGTTGACCATGCCGGCCTGGCGCTCGAAGCCCAGCGCGCGGGCGGCATCCACCGTGGCAGACAACGCCGCGTGGGCGGGCAGTTCCAAAGCGTCCAGCTGCGCAAACCCGACCTGCAGCAATGCGCGCAGTTCGGCATCGCGCGCGCCCAGCGGGCGCTGCATCCAACCCGCCAGCGCGGCGTCGTACGCCGCACGTCGGCGCAGCACGGCAAAGCACAGCGCCTCCAGCAGCGCGCGGTCGCGGGCGTCGTCCAGTTGCGGCAGCGCCGTGGTCAGCTCACCCTTCAGCGAGCGGCCACGACCGATGACCTGGGCCAGCACGCGGGCCGCCAGCACCCGGGTCGGCACCCCGGGGGCCAGTACGGCACGGGACGCCGGGCGTGGGACTGGGCGCGAGCCCGCCATCAGCGGCCTACCACCAGGTCACGGCGCGCGTTGAGGTAGTCGGCCGCAGTGATCGCCTTGCCGCCTTCGCGCTGCAGCACGCGCAGGCGCAGTGCGCCCTGCCCGCAGGCGATATCGATGCCGTCGCGACTGGCGGCCAGCAGCGTACCCGGAGCCTGGCCCTGGTTGTCCGGCAGCGCCACTGCACCGTGGATGCGCACGCGCTCCCCGGCCAGCTGGGCTTCGGCAATCGGCCACGGATTGAAGGCCCGCACGGTGCGCTCCAGCGACACCGCATCGGCGCTCCAGTCCAGACGGGCTTCGGCTTTGTCCAGCTTGTGCGCGTAGGTCACGCCTTCGGCGGGCTGCGGCTGCGCCACCGGCTTCAGGCCGGCGCGCAGCAGGCCCAGGCCGTCGGCCAGCACCTGTGCCCCCAGGTCGGCCAGGCGGTCATGTAGCTGGCCACCCAGTTCGGCCGGCTGGATCGGGGTGTGCTGGCGCAGCAGCACCGGTCCGGTATCCAACCCGGCTTCCATCTGCATCAGGCACACGCCGGTCTCGGCATCACCGGCCTGGATGGCACGCTGGATCGGGGCCGCACCGCGCCAGCGCGGCAGCAGCGAGGCATGCACGTTCCAGCAGCCGTGGGTAGGAATGGCCAGCACCGCCTTGGGCAGGATCAGCCCATAGGCGACCACCACCATCAGGTCCGGCTGCAGGTCACGCAGCTGCTGCTGGGCGGCCTCGTCCTTCAGCGACTCCGGCTGGAACACCGGGATACCGCGCGCAATGGCCTCCAGCTTCACCGGGGACGGGGCCAGGCCGCGCCCGCGGCCGGCGGGCCGGTCCGGCTGGGTGTAGACCGCCACGACTTCGTGGTGGCGTGCAGCGGCGCGCAGCGAGGCGACCGCGAACTCCGGCGTACCGGCAAAGACGATTTTCATGGCGACCCCGGTCAGGCGACGTGCTTGCGCTGCTTGGCCAGCTTCTTGCGGACCATCTCGCGCTTGAGCGGCGACAGATAGTCGATGAACAGCTTGCCGTCCAGGTGGTCCATTTCATGCTGCACGCACACGGCCAGCAGGCCGTCGGTGGTCAGCTCCTGGGCCACGCCCTGGCGATCCAGGAAGCGCACGGTGATGCTGTCGGCGCGGGTCACGTCGGCAAAGATGCCGGGGACCGACAGGCAGCCTTCCTGGTACACCTGACCACCCTGCTGGGTGACGATTTCGGGGTTGATGAACACCATCGGGGTGTCCTTGCCCTCGCTGACGTCGATTACCATGAAGCGCTTATGAACGTCGACCTGGCTGGCGGCCAGCCCGATGCCGGGAGCCTCGTACATGGTCTGGAACATGTCGTCGACCAGCGTCTGGAAGGCCGGCGTGGTCACCTCGGCGGCGTCGATCAACGCAGCCTTGGTGCGCAGGCGCGGGTCGGGGAACTCGAGAATGGGCAGGAGAGCCATGGCAAATACCGGTTGGGGGCGCCCATAAAAGCGGCGTAGGTCGCAATTCTATCGCCAACGCTTGCCTTGCGCCCCGGTTTCTGGACTATAGTGGTCAAACCTGTTGGGGAATCAGGCACCACTCCTATGTTTGAACGTACTCGTACGGTTCTCGCCGTCGCGATGTTGACCGTCGCTACCTATGCTACTGCCGTTGAAGTGAACGGCGGTCACCCGGATACCTACGTCGTCCAGAAGGGCGATACGTTGTGGGACATTTCCGCGCGCTTCCTGAAGAAGCCGTGGTTGTGGCCCGAAATCTGGCAAGCCAATCCGCAGGTCAAGAACCCGCACCTGATCTACCCGGGTGACGTGCTCAGCCTGGCCTACCTGGACCGCGTCGTGGCCCAGCCCGGTCCGCGCCAGGAAGCCCCGCTGAACGCCATTCCATTGGCCCAGGTGGAACCCTTCCTGAAGGAAATGAGCGTGGTGGACGAGGTCAAGTCCCTGCCGCACGTCGTGGCCCTGGAAGACAACCGCCTGCGCGCCACGGCCGGCCAGGTGGCCTACGTGATGAACCTGCAGGGCGCCGAGGTTGGCCAGCGCTGGGCCGTGGTCCGCCCGACCGTGCGCTTCGCCCTGCCCAAGCCGTCCGAGGACCTGACCGCCAATGGCGACGTCACCCCGGGCAGCGGCAATGTCTGGAAGTCGTTCATTGCGCCGAGCAAGCGCAAGGAGACCCTGGGCTATGAACTGGCCAAGGTAAACGTCGGCACCATCGTCAAGCTGCCGGACGGCCAGTCCGATGTCGCCACGCTCGCCCTGCAGGACCTGGGCGGCGGACGCGAGGTCCGCCCCGGCGATCGCCTGGTGCCGGTCGAAGCCAATCCGTATGACCTGCAGTTCTTCCCGCATGTGCCGGCTGCCCAGACCGAAGGCCTGGAAATCCGCGTGCTGGCGGTGACAGACATGTTCACGGCCGGCGGTCCGCGTGACGTCATCGCCCTGTCCGCCGGCAGCGCCGACGGCATCGACAACGGCACCGTGGTCTCGCTGTGGCGTAACAGCCGCCATGTGGCAAACAAGATGAAGTTCCCGGGCTCCTCGCGCATGGATGATTCCTTGACCGACGGTGCGGGCCGGGTCAGCCTGCCGGAAGAGTACGCCGCCCATGCGATGGTGTTCCGCACCTTCGACAAGGTCAGCTATGCGCTGGTCATGGAAAGCAAGAAGCCGGTCCATGTGGGCTACAACGCCCATCATCCGGACAAGCAGTAACCGGCCACACCCGGTAAGCACCGACCGTTGGTCGGTGCAAAACCTGACGCAACACAGCGACGGCACCTGAGGGTGCCGTCGTCGTATCCGCACTAGCCTGTCGGGATGCCCAGCGACCTGCCCCCTGACACCGACGCCCTGTTGCATCTGGTCCTGGCCGGCGGCGCACCCGAACCGCGCCAAGGCCTGCTGACCGCTCACGGGTCCGCCGACGCCGCGCTGCGCGCGGGGCCCACCGCCTGGCGGGTCGCTGGTTGCTCGGCCGAACAGCGCGCGCGGTTGCTGCGCCCCGAACCCGCGTCACTGGCGCTGGGCAGGCAATGGCTGTCGGCGGCCGGCCGGCATCTGCTGCCGATCACCGGCGACGACTATCCCGACCTGCTGCGCGAGATCCCGCGTGCGCCGCTGGCCTTGTTCGTCCACGGGGATCCCTCGGCGCTGTGGCACCCTGGCGTGGCGGTGGTCGGCAGCCGCACCCCCTCGCCCAGCGGTGGCGAACTCGCCGCGGAATTTGCTGCAGCCTTTGCGCGCGGGGGGCTGGCGGTGTTCAGCGGGCTGGCCGCAGGTGTCGACGCCCGCGCCCATCAGGCCACCCTGGCCGTTCCCGGCGGGCGCACGGTGGCAGTGGTGGCCACGGGTCTGGACCAGAGCTACCCGCCGCGCCATGCCGCCCTGCAGGCGCGCATCGCCGAGCAGGGTGCGGTGGTCAGCGAGTACCCACCCGGCACCGACGCGCGGCCGGGCCAGTTCCCCGCGCGCAACCGCATCGTCGCCGGGCTGTCACTGGGCACGGTGGTAATCGAGGCAGCGCTGCGCTCCGGCGCATTGATCACCGCCCGGCTGGCGGCCGAAGCCGGCCGCGAAGTCTTTGCCCTGCCCGGCTCGGTGCGCAACCCGCGCGCACGTGGCTGCCACCGGCTCATCCGCGACGGCGTCCGACTGGTGGAGCACCCCGACGAAGTCATCGAACCGCTGGCGGCGGTCGCTACGCGGCTGGGCCAGGCCTTGCGAACCCGCCTCGGTGCCCCCACTGAACAGGCAGGTCCGCCGCCGCCGGGCCCCTCCTTCCGTTCCGACCCGGACTACCAGCGCTTGTGGCGAGCCCTGGATGAAAACCCAATCCCTATGGATTCATTGGTCCTGCGCAGTGGATTGACGGCGGCCCGGCTGTCGGCCATGCTGCAACTCATGGAACTGGATGGAAAGGTGGTTGCCGTACATGGCTGCTACTGCCGAAAACCCTAGTTTCTTCACCTCCACAGCGTCGAAGACGCAGGCCGAGGGGCAATGAAAGAGAGCATTCTGGATGTCCTGCTGTACCTATTTGAACACTACTTCAGCGAAGATGCGGACATCGTCCGCGATCGCGACTCCCTCCAGAACGGTCTGATACAGGCCGGTTTCAGCCCCGCAGAAATCAACAAGGCGTTCGACTGGCTCGATGCCCTGGCCGAACAGCGCCCGGCGGTCACCCAGGCCCGGGTGGACGGCCCGGTGCGGGTCTATCACGGCCCCGAACTGGACAAGCTGGACGTGGAAGGGCGGGGTTTCCTGCTGTTCCTGGAGCAGCACGGCATTCTGGACGCCAACCAGCGCGAGCTGGTGCTCGACCGCGCCATGGCCCTGGACCAGGACGAACTGGACCTGGACGACCTGAAGTGGGTGGTGCTGATGGTGTTGTTCAACCAGCCGGGGGCGGAAGCGGCCTACGCCTGGATGGAAACCCAGATGTTCGTGGACGAGCCAGAACCCCTTCACTGACCGTACACTGGGTGCCTTGCGCATTCAGGGGAATGGAACGTGGGCCAGTGGTTCTATGCAGAAGGAAATCGCCAGCAGCGCGGGCCGCTGGCGTCTGAAGAGTTGATCGCGCTGTACACCTCCAGCCGGATCGGGCTGGACACGCTGGTATGGCGCGATGGCCTGGCGCAGTGGCTGCCGCTGCGCGAGGTGGCCGACGAGATCGGCCTGGTGATTGCGCCGGCCGCGCCGGCGGAGCCGTTACCCCCCGAACCGCTGCCCGAGCCCCCCGCACCGGTGCCGCCGCGCATTCCGGCCACGTTCGAGGTGGACACCCGCACACGTACGGCACCGCCGCCGCCCCAGCAACCGGTTCACGCCCGCCCGGCGGCACCGCCGCCGAAGAAATCCGGCTGTGGCCCGGTGGCGATCGTGCTGGCCGTGGTCGGCGTGGTGCTGGTGGCGATCATCGCCATCCTCGCCGCAATCGCGCTGCCGGCGTACAACGACTATGTGACCCGCGCCAAGACCACCCAGGCGGTGGCGCAGCTCACCCCGCTGAAATTCCAGGTCGCCGAGTTCGTCAGCATCCATGACCGCTGTCCGGTCAATGGTGACGAAGGCTTCGGCTCGCCCGCCAGCTATGCCAGCGAAAGCGTCGGCCAGGTCCGTATCGGGCGCTTCGGTGAAGGCCGCTGCGGCGTGGAGATCGAGTTCTCGGTGCCCGGCAAGCGCGCATTGGATGGCAAGATGCTGTGGTTCGAGTACAACACCGCACAGCAGGAATGGAGTTGCAGCAGCGACGCCGAGGCGCGCTATCTGCCGATGGACTGCCGCAACTGATTTTTAAGGACGAATCACAATGGGGATCGATGCAATGACCGAGTGGTATTACGCAGATGGCCAGGACCGCCAGGGTCCGCTGATGACCGAAGTGCTGCGCCAGCGCTTCCAGCGCGGAGAAATCAGCCTGACCACCCTGGTCTGGCGCGAAGGCTATTCGGAGTGGAAGCCGCTGTCCGAGGCGGTGGAGGAACTGCAGCTGCAGAACCTGACCAGTGCCTCCAGCAACCTGGGCTCCGGGTTCGACCTGCGTGGCGACTACACTGCCATCGACAACGGCACTGCCCCCCTGCCCGGCACCGGCGGTGGCACCCGCTCGCCGTACGACGCGCCGGCGGCGGCGACCGGCTACGGCTCGACCGTGGTCAGCGGCGGCGAGGTGGTCTATGCCGGCTTCTGGAAGCGCTACGCCGCCTACTTCCTCGACTCGTTCCTGGTCGGCATCATCAACTTCCCGGTCAGCCTGGTCTTCAACGGCATTGGCGCGGTCAGCGGTGATACCACCGTGATGGGCGTGATGTACGTGCTGGGCATCCTGGCCAGCTTCGTGGTCGGCATCGCCTACTACGCCTGGTTCCATTCCTCGCGTGGCGGGGCCACCCTGGGCAAGATGGCGGTGGGCATCAAGGTGGTGCGCAGCGATGGCGAGCGACTGACCTTCATGCGCGCCTTCGGTCGTTACTGGGGCTTCATCCTGAGCAGCCTGACCCTGTTCATCGGCTTCATCATGGCTGCCTTCACCGAGCGCAAGCAGGCGCTGCACGACATGCTCTGCGACACCGTGGTGGTGGACAAGTGGGCCTTCACCGAGAACGCCGAGTTCCAGGAGCGCGGCCTCGGAACTGTGACGATCATCATCCTGGTGCTGAATGGCCTCCTGCTGCTGGGCCTGCTCGCCGTGCTGGTGTTTGCGGGTATTGCCGCTTCTTCCATGTCCTGATCCGACATCCTCACACCGGGCCGCTTGACACAGGCGGCTCCGGCGTGATTCCACTAATAGGCGCAAACCTGAACGCCCGGCGCATAACCGGGCGTTCAGCTTGTATATCTCGACGGCTGCCCTTCACTAATGCGGCCATTTGCTCCACCCTAGCGGCCCTCCCCGGGTCCTCCGCCCTCAGAATTCATTGCCATGCCCAAGCACCTGCTCATCGTCGAATCGCCCGCCAAGGCCAAGACGATCAACAAATACCTCGGCAAGGACTTCACTGTCCTGGCCTCGTATGGGCATGTGCGTGACCTGGTTCCCAAGGAAGGTGCGGTCGACCCCGACAACAACTTCGCGATGCGCTACGACCTGATCGACAAGAACGAGAAGCATGTCGACGCCATCGCCAAGGCTGCCAAGGGGGCTGACGACATCTTTCTGGCGACCGACCCGGATCGCGAGGGTGAGGCGATCAGCTGGCATATTGCCGAGATCCTGAAAGAACGCGGCCTGCTCAAGGACAAGCCGATGCAGCGTGTGGTCTTCACCGAGATCACCCCGCGCGCCATCAAGGAGGCGATGAGCCAGCCGCGCCCGATCGCCAGCGACCTGGTCGACGCCCAGCAGGCGCGTCGCGCACTGGACTACCTGGTCGGCTTCAATCTTTCGCCGGTGCTGTGGCGCAAGGTCCAGCGCGGCCTGTCCGCCGGCCGCGTGCAGAGCCCGGCGCTGCGCATGATCGTCGAGCGCGAGGAAGAGATTGAAGCCTTCATCGCCCGCGAATACTGGAGCATTGAAGCGGCCTGTGCGCATCCCTCGCAGGCATTCAATGCCCGCCTGATCAAGCTGGACGGGCAGAAGTTCGAGCAGTTCACGGTCACCGACGGCGACACCGCCGAGGCCGCCCGCCTGCGCATCCAGCAGGCCGCGCAGGGCTCGCTGCACGTCACCGACGTGGCCAGCAAGGAGCGCAAGCGCCGCCCGGCCCCGCCGTTCACCACCTCGACCCTGCAGCAGGAAGCATCGCGCAAGCTGGGCTTCACTACCCGCAAGACCATGCAGGTGGCGCAGAAGCTGTACGAAGGCGTGGCGATCGGCGACGAAGGCACGGTGGGCCTGATCTCGTACATGCGTACCGACTCGGTGAACCTGTCGCAGGACGCCCTGGCCGAGATCCGCGACGTAATCGCCCGCGATTACGGCATTGCCGCCCTGCCCGACAAGCCGAATACCTATCAGACCAAGTCCAAGAACGCCCAGGAGGCGCACGAAGCGGTGCGCCCGACCTCGGCGTTGCGCACCCCGGCCCAGGTGTCGCGTTACCTGACCGACGACGAGCGCAAGCTGTACGAGCTGATCTGGAAGCGGGCCGTGGCCTGCCAGATGATTCCGGCCACGCTCAACACGGTCAGCGTAGACCTGGCTGCCGGCAGCGAACATGTGTTCCGCGCCAGCGGTACCACGGTGGTGGTGCCCGGCTTCCTGGCCGTGTACGAGGAAGGCAAGGACAACAAGAGCGCCGACGACGAGGACGAAGGCCGCAAGCTGCCGGCGATGAAGACCGGCGACCGCGTGCCGCTGGACCGCATCCTGGCCGAGCAGCACTTCACCCAGCCGCCGCCGCGCTTCACTGAAGCGGCGCTGGTGAAGGCGCTGGAAGAGTACGGTATCGGCCGTCCGTCGACCTATTCGTCGATCATCCAGACCCTGCTGTTCCGCAAGTACGTGGAAATGGAAGGCCGCAGCTTCCGTCCCTCCGACGTCGGCCGCGCTGTCTCCAAGTTCCTCTCCAGCCACTTCACCCAGTACGTCGATTACGACTTCACCGCCAAGCTTGAAGACGAGCTGGACGCGGTGTCGCGCGGCGAGGAGGAGTGGATTCCGTTGATGGCCCGCTTCTGGGACCCGTTCAACAAGCTGGTGGAGGAAAAGAAGGAATCCGTCGACCGCGCCGAGGCCAGCGGTGCGCGCGAGCTCGGCACCGATCCGAAGACCGGCAAGCCGGTCAGCGTGCGCCTGGGCCGCTTCGGGCCCTACGCCGCCATCGGCAGCACCGCCGAAGATGCCGAGGAGAAGCCCAAGTTCGCCTCGCTGCGCCCGGGCCAGTCGATGCACACCATCAGCCTGGAGGACGCGCTGGAGCTGTTCCTGATGCCGCGTGCGCTGGGTGAGGACAAGGGGGAGCCGGTCAGCGTGGGCATCGGCCGCTTCGGCCCATTCGCCAAGCGCGGCAGCACCTACGCCTCGCTGAAGAAGGAAGACGACCCCTACACCATCGACCTGGCCCGCGCCGTGTTCCTGGTGGAGGAAAAGGAAGAGATCGCGCGCAACCGGATCATCAAGGAATTCGAGGGCAGCGACATCCAGGTGCTGAACGGTCGCTTCGGTCCGTACCTGAGTGACGGCAAGTTCAACGGCAAGATTCCCAAGGACCGTGAGCCCGCCTCGCTGACCCTGGCCGAAGCCCAGCAGCTGATGGAAGAAACCGGCAAGCCGGTGCGCAAGGGCTTTGGTGCCAAGAAGGCTGCCGCGAAGAAGGCTCCAGCCAAGAAGGCGGCGGTGAAGAAGGCTCCGGCGGCGAAGAAGGCTCCGGTGAAGAAGGCGGCGACCAAGAAGGCCGCTGCGAAGAAGGCACCGGCCAAGAAGGCGACCAAGAAAGCCGCCACCAAGAAGGCCGTGAAGAAGGCCACGTAGTGCCGGGCTTGCCCGGCACCGGGTTGGATGGCAGCGGGGCAAGCCCCGCTCTACATGGCACCGGGTTGCACGATAGCGGGGCAAGCCCCGCTCTACCCTGGGTGCACGCGGCGGGAGGATAATCATGACTCCTGCCGTACCGGTCGCCGCCATGAACGAACTCACCCTGGACTCCGCCGTCACCGCGCTGCGCGCTGGCGGTGTGATTGCTTACCCCACCGAAGCGGTGTGGGGCCTGGGCTGTGATCCCAGCCATGAGATGGCGGTGCGCAAGCTGCTGCGCCTGAAGCAGCGGCCGGTGGAGAAAGGCATGATCCTGGTCGCCGCCGAGCTGGCCCAGCTGGAAGGCTGGGTCAAGCTGGATGAATTGTCGAAGTCCCGCCAGGCGGCGGTGCTGGCCACCTGGCCCGGCGCGCATACCTGGATCCTGCCGGCCGGGCCTGATGCCCCCAAGTGGATCACCGGCGAACACACCGGCATTGCGGTGCGGATCAGTGCCCACCCGCTGGTGGCCGAGCTGAGCCGCCGCTGGGGCGGTCCGCTGGTCTCGACCAGCGCCAATCTGGCCACATACCCGCCGGCCCGCACCCGGGCGGAACTCGACCCGGCCCTGCTGCCGCTGCTGGACGGCGTGCTGGATGGCCAAACCGGCGGCCTGGCCCAGCCGACCCCGATCCGGGATGCGAAGACGGGCGACGTCCTTCGCACCTGACGCTGGAGCGTTCTTTGCGCGTACACGCATCAGCCCCCACACTGCAGGCATGCGCCCCCTGACCGCCCTGTGCCTGCCCCTGCTGCTGGTCGCCACCGCCCCCGCGCTGGCCGCCCAGGATGGCAGCAGCGTGCGCGTGTATCGCTGCGTAGGCAGCAATGGTGCCGTGTCGCTGCAGGATGCTCCCTGCCGCGATGGTCGCCAGGAAGTGCGCGAGATGCAGCGGCCGCGCGATCCGCCGCCGCGCACCGTGCGCAGCGACCAGCCCGCCCCCGCACCAGCCACTCCCGCGCCGCAGCGGGAGGTTCGCTATGTACACGTGCAGCCCCCTCAGCCGATGTACGAGTGCTTCCGCGACGACGGCAGCCGCTATGTCAGCGAAACCAACGAAGGCAATCCGCGCTGGGTGCCGGTGTGGACCAGTGCTTACCTGCCTTACCGCGGCGGCGGCGTGCGACCCGGGCCCGGACCGCGCCCACTGCCACCGGTGATGCCGATGGGCAGCGGCTCGGTCAGCAGCAGTGGCGGCTCGCTATCCGTGTCCGGTGGCGGCTCCGGCGTGCGCGGCAGCGTCAACATCGGTAGTGGCAGCACTTCATGGCACCGCGAAAGCTCGGGCTACCCCGGCACTTACACCGACGTGGTGGTTCCCGGCGGCAACGTGCTGGTGCGCGACCAGTGCCACGCGCTGCCGACCGGTGAGGTGTGTTCCATCCTGCGTGACCGGCGCTGGGAGTTGGATCGCCGCTACAACAGCGCATTGCAGAGCGAGCGCGCGGAAATCACCCGCGAGCAGCGTGGCATTGATGCGCGGCTGGAGCGGGATTGCCGGTAGGTTCAGCACCTGTATCCTCCGGGGATGAACTACACGCGCCTCCTGTTGCTGCTCTCCCTGGCGTCGCCGGCGCTGGCCGACGACAGCATCGTGTTCCGTTGCACCGATGCTGACGACAACGTCAGCATGCAGAGCACGCCCTGCCCCAAAGGCAGCCATCAAGTCATGCAACGCATGAGCGCCGGGCGTTCGCGCGCGGAGACATCGGTGTCCACCAGCGCCGCACCACCTGCGCCGGCCCCCTCCGCGCCATCGCCAACGCCCGCAGCAGCCCCGGCAACGGCCGGCGTACCGTTGATTCCGGGCACTCAGATTCCGATGGAGCGCACCATCTCCGAGGCCTACCAGGTCGAACGCGGCAACGCGATCCTGGACAGCGCCAACCTGCCGCGACCGGGTGACGCGAAGGAAGAAGCGGATGCGGGCAAGCCACCGTTGCCGGCGATCTTCCAGTGCCAGCGCGCCGATGGCGGGCGCTACCTGCATGAGCTGGAACC is part of the Stenotrophomonas oahuensis genome and encodes:
- a CDS encoding pilin, coding for MGQWFYAEGNRQQRGPLASEELIALYTSSRIGLDTLVWRDGLAQWLPLREVADEIGLVIAPAAPAEPLPPEPLPEPPAPVPPRIPATFEVDTRTRTAPPPPQQPVHARPAAPPPKKSGCGPVAIVLAVVGVVLVAIIAILAAIALPAYNDYVTRAKTTQAVAQLTPLKFQVAEFVSIHDRCPVNGDEGFGSPASYASESVGQVRIGRFGEGRCGVEIEFSVPGKRALDGKMLWFEYNTAQQEWSCSSDAEARYLPMDCRN
- a CDS encoding DUF494 family protein; this encodes MKESILDVLLYLFEHYFSEDADIVRDRDSLQNGLIQAGFSPAEINKAFDWLDALAEQRPAVTQARVDGPVRVYHGPELDKLDVEGRGFLLFLEQHGILDANQRELVLDRAMALDQDELDLDDLKWVVLMVLFNQPGAEAAYAWMETQMFVDEPEPLH
- a CDS encoding LysM peptidoglycan-binding domain-containing protein, which produces MFERTRTVLAVAMLTVATYATAVEVNGGHPDTYVVQKGDTLWDISARFLKKPWLWPEIWQANPQVKNPHLIYPGDVLSLAYLDRVVAQPGPRQEAPLNAIPLAQVEPFLKEMSVVDEVKSLPHVVALEDNRLRATAGQVAYVMNLQGAEVGQRWAVVRPTVRFALPKPSEDLTANGDVTPGSGNVWKSFIAPSKRKETLGYELAKVNVGTIVKLPDGQSDVATLALQDLGGGREVRPGDRLVPVEANPYDLQFFPHVPAAQTEGLEIRVLAVTDMFTAGGPRDVIALSAGSADGIDNGTVVSLWRNSRHVANKMKFPGSSRMDDSLTDGAGRVSLPEEYAAHAMVFRTFDKVSYALVMESKKPVHVGYNAHHPDKQ
- the rsmB gene encoding 16S rRNA (cytosine(967)-C(5))-methyltransferase RsmB, encoding MAGSRPVPRPASRAVLAPGVPTRVLAARVLAQVIGRGRSLKGELTTALPQLDDARDRALLEALCFAVLRRRAAYDAALAGWMQRPLGARDAELRALLQVGFAQLDALELPAHAALSATVDAARALGFERQAGMVNALLRRAQRDGFADQPARAAFPNWLAKKIELDWPEQAAAVFEASLQPAPLWLRVNGQQTDRGTVLTQLQGAGIAAEPSALAADAVCLPQPVPVASLPGFAQGALSVQDLSAQQVADALSLRKGARVLDACAAPGGKSAHLLERDPTLQLLALDIDARRLKRIGETFARTGVGANAQVRAADASAPDSWWDGQPFDAILLDAPCSATGIIRRQPDVLLHRRPADVEALVALQARLLDACFGVLAPGGTMLYATCSILREENQFQIEAFLQRTPRAGFLPLDERFGHDCWAGRQRLPGENGADGFFYARLLRKG
- the def gene encoding peptide deformylase; this encodes MALLPILEFPDPRLRTKAALIDAAEVTTPAFQTLVDDMFQTMYEAPGIGLAASQVDVHKRFMVIDVSEGKDTPMVFINPEIVTQQGGQVYQEGCLSVPGIFADVTRADSITVRFLDRQGVAQELTTDGLLAVCVQHEMDHLDGKLFIDYLSPLKREMVRKKLAKQRKHVA
- the dprA gene encoding DNA-processing protein DprA, yielding MPSDLPPDTDALLHLVLAGGAPEPRQGLLTAHGSADAALRAGPTAWRVAGCSAEQRARLLRPEPASLALGRQWLSAAGRHLLPITGDDYPDLLREIPRAPLALFVHGDPSALWHPGVAVVGSRTPSPSGGELAAEFAAAFARGGLAVFSGLAAGVDARAHQATLAVPGGRTVAVVATGLDQSYPPRHAALQARIAEQGAVVSEYPPGTDARPGQFPARNRIVAGLSLGTVVIEAALRSGALITARLAAEAGREVFALPGSVRNPRARGCHRLIRDGVRLVEHPDEVIEPLAAVATRLGQALRTRLGAPTEQAGPPPPGPSFRSDPDYQRLWRALDENPIPMDSLVLRSGLTAARLSAMLQLMELDGKVVAVHGCYCRKP
- a CDS encoding RDD family protein, whose protein sequence is MTEWYYADGQDRQGPLMTEVLRQRFQRGEISLTTLVWREGYSEWKPLSEAVEELQLQNLTSASSNLGSGFDLRGDYTAIDNGTAPLPGTGGGTRSPYDAPAAATGYGSTVVSGGEVVYAGFWKRYAAYFLDSFLVGIINFPVSLVFNGIGAVSGDTTVMGVMYVLGILASFVVGIAYYAWFHSSRGGATLGKMAVGIKVVRSDGERLTFMRAFGRYWGFILSSLTLFIGFIMAAFTERKQALHDMLCDTVVVDKWAFTENAEFQERGLGTVTIIILVLNGLLLLGLLAVLVFAGIAASSMS
- the fmt gene encoding methionyl-tRNA formyltransferase; translation: MKIVFAGTPEFAVASLRAAARHHEVVAVYTQPDRPAGRGRGLAPSPVKLEAIARGIPVFQPESLKDEAAQQQLRDLQPDLMVVVAYGLILPKAVLAIPTHGCWNVHASLLPRWRGAAPIQRAIQAGDAETGVCLMQMEAGLDTGPVLLRQHTPIQPAELGGQLHDRLADLGAQVLADGLGLLRAGLKPVAQPQPAEGVTYAHKLDKAEARLDWSADAVSLERTVRAFNPWPIAEAQLAGERVRIHGAVALPDNQGQAPGTLLAASRDGIDIACGQGALRLRVLQREGGKAITAADYLNARRDLVVGR